In Sphingobium sp. EP60837, one genomic interval encodes:
- a CDS encoding LysR substrate-binding domain-containing protein, with amino-acid sequence MNPDQFNIRHLAAMAAVVEQGSVSLAARAVNLTQPAVTQGIAKLEAQLGLTLFERQPGGMAPTEAAIRFAPRVEAALRLIGSSRVTAAQIRAFVALAQAGSYAAAAAEARVTEPSLHRAVGDLGLAMGYRLADRRGRGLVLTRQGAVLARRLRLALAELRSGLDELAELKGQESGRIVVGAMPLSRARLLPRAISAFRKDFPQVHISVHEGSHAELVGPLRDGEVDMMIGALRDPSIGQDLDQRPLFEDRPTILARAGHPLAKGWDADALRRYPWILPPEGAPLRRLWRHMFEALGGDLPAVPIECGSVMTIRELLVSGDYLTMLSIDQLALELNAGLVTDIGPAPGAISRTIGLTTRADWRPTRLQQRFMAAVETEVADINS; translated from the coding sequence ATGAATCCTGACCAGTTCAATATCCGGCACCTGGCTGCCATGGCCGCTGTGGTGGAGCAAGGGAGCGTCAGCCTGGCGGCGCGCGCGGTGAATTTGACGCAGCCGGCTGTGACGCAAGGCATTGCGAAACTGGAGGCGCAACTTGGCCTGACCTTGTTCGAGCGGCAGCCGGGCGGCATGGCCCCGACCGAAGCAGCGATCCGTTTCGCGCCGCGGGTCGAGGCGGCGCTGCGGCTGATCGGGAGCAGTCGGGTGACGGCGGCGCAGATACGGGCGTTCGTCGCGCTGGCGCAGGCAGGAAGCTATGCGGCAGCGGCGGCCGAGGCGAGGGTGACGGAGCCGTCGCTACACCGGGCGGTTGGCGATCTGGGGCTGGCGATGGGATACAGGCTGGCGGACCGGAGGGGACGCGGGCTGGTGCTGACGCGGCAGGGCGCAGTGCTGGCGCGGCGGCTACGGCTGGCGCTGGCGGAGCTGCGGTCGGGGTTGGATGAACTGGCGGAACTGAAAGGCCAGGAGAGCGGACGGATTGTCGTGGGCGCGATGCCGTTGTCGCGCGCGCGGCTGCTGCCCCGGGCGATCAGCGCCTTTCGCAAGGATTTTCCACAGGTGCATATCAGCGTGCATGAAGGGTCGCACGCGGAACTCGTCGGGCCGCTGCGCGATGGCGAGGTGGACATGATGATCGGCGCACTGCGCGACCCGTCGATCGGACAGGATCTGGATCAAAGGCCGTTGTTCGAGGACAGGCCGACCATATTGGCGCGGGCGGGGCACCCGCTGGCGAAGGGGTGGGACGCGGACGCACTGCGCCGATATCCATGGATTTTGCCGCCCGAGGGTGCGCCGCTGCGGCGACTGTGGCGGCATATGTTCGAGGCGCTCGGCGGCGATTTGCCTGCAGTGCCGATCGAATGCGGGTCGGTGATGACAATCCGGGAACTGCTGGTGAGCGGGGACTATTTGACGATGCTGTCGATCGATCAGTTGGCGCTGGAGCTGAATGCCGGGCTGGTGACGGATATTGGTCCGGCGCCGGGAGCTATCAGCCGGACGATCGGCCTCACCACGCGCGCCGATTGGCGGCCGACCCGGTTGCAGCAGCGTTTCATGGCAGCGGTGGAGACCGAGGTCGCGGATATCAATTCGTAA
- a CDS encoding NAD(P)-dependent oxidoreductase, which produces MEQEVGLIGFGEAGSTFAMAGAWGARAHVFDCKTESAADRDAMLAAYAQAHVLGARFMEDALSGVGLVISLVTADQALDVAEAAAECLTPGAIYCDMNSVAPQTKEAAARAIVAVGGHYVDVAVMAPVHPARLSVPLLLSGARAEEAAARLGALGFANMRVVGEAVGRASSIKMIRSVMVKGIEALTAECVLAAEAAGVRDEVLASLDASEKARPWAERADYNLDRMLVHGLRRAAEMEEVVKTLEGLRTGAAMTRGTVERQRAIGALGVKVAPEGLEAKLGVISKDVVPAGAGICSGEEVSA; this is translated from the coding sequence ATGGAGCAGGAAGTCGGTCTGATCGGGTTTGGCGAGGCGGGTTCGACCTTTGCGATGGCGGGCGCATGGGGCGCACGGGCGCATGTGTTCGACTGCAAGACCGAGAGCGCCGCTGATCGAGACGCGATGCTGGCCGCCTATGCCCAGGCGCATGTGCTGGGCGCGCGCTTCATGGAGGATGCGCTTTCGGGCGTGGGTCTGGTCATTTCGCTGGTCACAGCCGATCAGGCGTTGGACGTGGCCGAGGCGGCGGCCGAATGTCTGACCCCGGGCGCGATCTATTGCGACATGAACAGTGTCGCGCCGCAGACCAAGGAGGCGGCTGCGCGCGCAATCGTGGCGGTGGGGGGCCATTACGTGGATGTTGCGGTCATGGCCCCGGTCCATCCGGCGCGTCTGTCGGTCCCGCTGTTGTTGAGCGGCGCGCGGGCGGAAGAGGCGGCTGCGCGGCTTGGCGCGCTGGGCTTTGCCAATATGCGTGTGGTGGGCGAGGCCGTGGGACGTGCTTCGTCGATCAAGATGATCCGGTCGGTGATGGTGAAGGGGATAGAGGCGCTGACTGCCGAATGTGTGCTGGCGGCGGAGGCTGCGGGCGTGCGTGACGAGGTGCTGGCGTCGCTGGATGCGAGCGAGAAGGCGCGGCCCTGGGCGGAGCGGGCCGATTATAATCTCGACCGGATGCTGGTGCATGGACTGCGGCGCGCGGCTGAGATGGAAGAGGTGGTCAAGACGCTGGAGGGGTTGCGCACCGGCGCTGCGATGACGCGCGGGACGGTGGAGCGGCAGCGGGCGATTGGGGCGTTAGGGGTGAAGGTGGCGCCGGAGGGGCTGGAGGCGAAGCTTGGCGTGATTTCGAAGGACGTCGTCCCGGCGGGGGCTGGGATCTGTTCGGGTGAGGAGGTTTCGGCCTGA
- a CDS encoding amidohydrolase family protein — protein MSLIIDCHGHYTVLPKGHDAWREEQKAAFKAGLTPPPYPDISDDEIRDTIESNQLRLIKERGADLTIFSPRASAMAPHVGDAAVAKEWAMRCNDLIARVVAMFPEKFVGVCMLPQSPKADMANSIAELERCVTELGFIGCNLNPDPGGGHFQHPPLTDRYWYPFYEKMVELDVPAMIHVSGSCNPAMHATGGYYIAADTIAFMQLLEGDLFKDFPKLRFIIPHGGGAVPYHWGRYRGLADMLKKPSLDTHLMNNIFFDTCVYHQPGIDLLADVIDNKNILFGSEMVGAVRGIDPTTGHYFDDTKRYVDALDIGEAERHAIFEGNARRVFPRLDAQLKARGL, from the coding sequence ATGAGCCTGATTATTGACTGCCATGGCCATTATACGGTGCTTCCCAAGGGGCATGACGCCTGGCGGGAGGAGCAGAAGGCGGCGTTCAAGGCGGGCCTCACGCCACCGCCTTATCCTGACATCAGTGACGATGAGATCCGCGATACGATTGAATCGAACCAGCTGCGCCTGATCAAGGAGCGGGGGGCGGACCTGACGATCTTTTCCCCGCGCGCTTCGGCCATGGCTCCGCATGTGGGGGATGCGGCTGTGGCGAAGGAATGGGCGATGCGGTGCAACGACCTGATCGCGCGGGTGGTGGCGATGTTTCCCGAGAAATTTGTTGGCGTGTGCATGCTGCCGCAGTCGCCCAAGGCCGACATGGCGAACAGCATCGCCGAACTGGAACGCTGTGTCACCGAATTGGGCTTTATCGGCTGCAACCTCAATCCCGATCCGGGCGGCGGGCATTTTCAGCATCCGCCACTGACGGACCGCTATTGGTATCCCTTTTACGAGAAGATGGTCGAGCTGGACGTTCCGGCGATGATCCATGTGTCAGGCAGCTGCAACCCGGCAATGCACGCGACCGGCGGCTATTATATCGCGGCGGACACGATCGCCTTCATGCAGTTGCTGGAAGGCGATCTGTTCAAGGATTTCCCGAAGCTGCGCTTCATCATTCCGCATGGCGGGGGCGCAGTGCCCTATCATTGGGGGCGCTATCGCGGCCTGGCCGACATGCTGAAGAAGCCGAGCCTCGACACGCATCTGATGAACAACATCTTCTTCGACACATGCGTCTATCATCAGCCGGGCATCGACCTGCTGGCCGACGTGATCGACAACAAGAATATCCTGTTCGGGTCGGAAATGGTGGGTGCGGTGCGCGGGATCGATCCGACGACCGGCCATTATTTCGACGATACCAAACGCTATGTCGATGCGCTGGATATCGGCGAGGCCGAGCGGCACGCGATTTTCGAAGGCAATGCGCGGCGCGTCTTCCCCCGGCTGGACGCGCAGTTGAAGGCGCGCGGCCTGTGA
- a CDS encoding aromatic ring-hydroxylating dioxygenase subunit alpha — protein sequence MSWITDAWYVAAWDGEVGREPMARTICGKPVMLYRKLDGTPVAMRDACPHRMLPLSMGIKEGDSIRCRYHGLKLGADGCAEEMPLRTDPVNKGICAETFAVVERHRFIWLWVGDKAKADPNLIPDFWPCSAPGWVFDGGYDPVACDYRLMIDNLMDLTHETYVHSGSIGQIELMEAPIETRVEGDGVFVSRWMPGVEPPPFWRLALGRDCKVDRWQVCQFVAPSNVMIDVGVAPVEMGLTLADHDAGTRGFVIDAITPESETSMHYFWGMAHNFLTDDPGFTVRFKTQQGGVFAQDLEVLEAQQRSIAANPDIKLRGYNIDEGGVRARRVIDRLRKAKEAMAA from the coding sequence ATGAGTTGGATAACGGACGCCTGGTATGTCGCGGCGTGGGACGGAGAAGTCGGCCGCGAGCCGATGGCGCGGACCATCTGCGGCAAGCCGGTGATGCTCTATCGCAAGCTGGACGGGACGCCGGTCGCGATGCGCGATGCCTGTCCGCATCGCATGTTGCCCCTGTCGATGGGGATCAAGGAGGGGGACAGCATCCGCTGCCGCTATCATGGGCTGAAGCTGGGGGCTGACGGCTGTGCGGAAGAAATGCCGTTGCGCACCGATCCGGTGAACAAGGGCATATGCGCGGAAACTTTCGCGGTGGTGGAGCGGCATCGCTTCATCTGGCTGTGGGTCGGGGATAAAGCGAAGGCTGATCCGAACCTGATCCCGGATTTCTGGCCGTGCAGCGCGCCGGGATGGGTGTTTGACGGCGGCTATGATCCGGTCGCCTGCGATTACCGGCTGATGATCGACAACCTCATGGACCTGACCCACGAAACCTATGTGCATTCGGGCTCCATCGGCCAGATCGAATTGATGGAAGCGCCCATCGAAACGCGGGTGGAAGGCGACGGCGTGTTCGTCAGCCGGTGGATGCCGGGCGTCGAGCCGCCGCCATTCTGGCGACTGGCGCTGGGTCGGGATTGCAAGGTCGATCGCTGGCAAGTGTGCCAGTTCGTCGCGCCTTCCAACGTGATGATCGATGTGGGGGTGGCTCCGGTCGAGATGGGGCTGACGCTGGCGGATCATGATGCCGGGACGCGAGGCTTCGTGATCGATGCGATCACCCCTGAAAGCGAGACGAGCATGCATTATTTCTGGGGGATGGCGCACAATTTCCTGACCGATGATCCAGGCTTTACGGTGCGGTTCAAGACGCAGCAGGGCGGCGTGTTCGCGCAGGACCTGGAGGTGCTGGAGGCGCAGCAGCGCTCTATTGCGGCCAATCCAGACATCAAGCTGCGCGGATATAATATCGACGAAGGCGGGGTGCGCGCCCGGCGCGTGATCGACCGGCTTCGCAAGGCAAAGGAGGCGATGGCCGCATGA
- the ligA gene encoding protocatechuate 4,5-dioxygenase subunit alpha has product MSDIHDYLAEFDDIPGTRVYTAKRARQGYWMNQFAMSLMKAENRERWKADERGYIDQWPMSEEQKLAILDRDYNRCLDLGGNIYFLAKVFSTDGLSFLQAVGTMTGMSPEDYQAMMIAGGRSPQGVRSIREKR; this is encoded by the coding sequence ATGAGCGACATTCACGACTATCTCGCCGAGTTCGACGATATTCCCGGCACGCGCGTCTATACCGCCAAGCGGGCGCGACAGGGATATTGGATGAACCAGTTCGCCATGAGCCTGATGAAGGCGGAAAATCGCGAGCGATGGAAGGCGGATGAGCGCGGCTATATCGACCAATGGCCGATGAGCGAGGAGCAGAAGCTGGCCATTTTGGACCGCGACTATAATCGCTGTCTGGATCTGGGCGGGAACATCTATTTCCTGGCGAAGGTGTTTTCGACCGATGGCCTCAGCTTCCTGCAGGCGGTGGGCACGATGACGGGGATGAGCCCCGAAGATTATCAGGCGATGATGATCGCCGGGGGGCGCTCTCCTCAAGGCGTCCGATCGATCAGGGAGAAGCGTTGA
- a CDS encoding class III extradiol dioxygenase subunit beta encodes MARITAGVATSHVPAIGAAMDNGKVDEPYWAPLFAGYDWSRQWIAQEKPDVVVLVYNDHASAFDMKIIPTFAIGCADHYGICDEGWGPRPVPDVEGHADLAWHIAQSLILDEFDMTIINEMDVDHGLTVPLSLMFGQPDSWPVKVIPLAVNVVTYPPPTGNRCWMLGEAIARAVESFPEDLNVQIWGTGGMSHQLQGPRAGLINAEWDNRFLDMMSAQDDGTLRAIPHIEYLRETGSEGIEMVMWLVMRGALGRNVKVLHRHYHVPASNTAVGHLVLEPLD; translated from the coding sequence ATGGCCCGCATTACAGCTGGCGTTGCGACCAGCCATGTGCCCGCGATCGGCGCGGCGATGGACAATGGGAAGGTGGACGAGCCCTATTGGGCGCCGCTGTTCGCGGGCTATGACTGGTCGCGCCAGTGGATCGCGCAGGAAAAGCCCGATGTGGTCGTGCTGGTCTATAATGACCATGCGTCCGCGTTCGACATGAAGATCATTCCGACCTTCGCGATCGGCTGCGCGGACCATTATGGGATCTGCGACGAGGGTTGGGGGCCGCGGCCGGTGCCCGACGTTGAAGGGCATGCGGACCTTGCCTGGCACATTGCGCAGAGCCTGATCCTGGACGAGTTCGACATGACCATCATCAACGAGATGGATGTCGATCATGGGCTGACCGTGCCTTTGAGCCTGATGTTCGGGCAGCCGGACAGCTGGCCGGTGAAGGTCATTCCGCTGGCGGTGAATGTCGTCACCTATCCGCCGCCGACGGGTAATCGCTGCTGGATGCTGGGCGAGGCGATCGCGCGGGCGGTGGAGAGTTTCCCCGAGGATCTGAACGTGCAGATATGGGGCACGGGCGGCATGAGCCATCAGTTGCAGGGACCGCGCGCGGGGCTGATCAATGCGGAATGGGACAATCGCTTCCTGGACATGATGAGCGCCCAGGATGACGGGACTCTGCGGGCTATTCCGCATATCGAATATCTGCGGGAGACGGGCTCTGAAGGGATCGAGATGGTGATGTGGCTGGTGATGCGCGGAGCGCTGGGGCGAAACGTCAAGGTGCTGCATCGCCATTATCATGTGCCCGCGAGTAATACGGCTGTGGGGCATTTGGTGCTGGAGCCGCTGGACTGA
- a CDS encoding Gfo/Idh/MocA family oxidoreductase — translation MRIALAGAGAFGEKHLDGLKNIDGVTVTSLVGRNLEPTQAVAAKYGIGHATTDLADTLARDDVDAVILCTPTQMHAAQAIACMEAGKHVQVEIPLADSWADAQAVLAKQEETGLTCMVGHTRRFNPSHQWVHNRVQAGEFNVQQMDVQTYFFRRQNINAKGEPRSWTDHLLWHHAAHTVDLFAYQAGKIVDAHAMQGPIHPELGIAMDMSIQLKSETGAICTLSLSFNNDGPLGTFFRYIGDTGTYIARYDDLVNGKEEPIDVSKVDVSMNGIELQDREFVSAIREGREPNSSVAKVFDCYRVLGELERQLW, via the coding sequence ATGCGTATTGCCCTCGCCGGTGCGGGTGCTTTTGGTGAAAAGCATCTTGATGGCCTGAAGAATATTGACGGCGTGACCGTCACATCGCTGGTCGGGCGCAATCTGGAACCGACGCAGGCGGTGGCGGCCAAATATGGGATCGGCCATGCGACGACCGACCTGGCCGATACGCTGGCGCGGGACGATGTGGACGCGGTGATCCTCTGCACGCCGACGCAGATGCATGCGGCGCAGGCGATCGCGTGCATGGAAGCGGGCAAGCATGTCCAGGTGGAGATACCGCTCGCCGACAGCTGGGCCGACGCGCAGGCGGTGCTCGCCAAGCAGGAGGAGACCGGGCTGACCTGCATGGTTGGGCATACGCGGCGCTTCAACCCGAGCCATCAATGGGTGCACAATCGCGTCCAGGCAGGCGAGTTCAATGTCCAGCAGATGGACGTCCAGACCTATTTCTTCCGCCGGCAGAACATCAACGCGAAGGGCGAGCCGCGGTCGTGGACCGACCATCTGCTGTGGCACCATGCGGCGCATACGGTGGACCTGTTCGCCTATCAGGCGGGGAAGATCGTGGACGCGCATGCGATGCAGGGACCGATCCATCCGGAACTGGGCATCGCGATGGACATGTCGATCCAGTTGAAGAGCGAGACGGGGGCGATCTGCACCCTGTCGCTGAGCTTCAACAATGACGGGCCGCTGGGGACTTTCTTCCGCTATATCGGCGACACCGGCACCTATATCGCGCGCTATGACGATCTGGTGAACGGCAAGGAAGAGCCGATCGACGTGTCCAAGGTGGATGTGTCGATGAACGGGATCGAGCTGCAGGACCGGGAATTTGTCAGCGCCATCCGGGAGGGCCGGGAACCTAACAGCAGCGTAGCGAAGGTGTTTGATTGCTATCGTGTGCTGGGGGAGCTGGAGCGGCAGTTGTGGTAA
- a CDS encoding helix-turn-helix domain-containing protein → MTAPVPTFYLYGEPQRGVAEGFVHVESLDDRSRPSEWTIQPHVHRDLNHIILVAEGGGSMRADGDSVAFDAPCLLLIPAGIIHGFSWYMDSRGWVTTIADSYLHHMLERDPDLQPLFRASRAIALSQSDKVEGRIGQLAQELAWSAPGQRAAVEAHLLWLMVQALRHAALSDDSATTGGRQARLVARLRERIEQRFRHREPVAIHARALGVSETALRHACARVAGLSPAAMLDERALLEARRLLLYSNLSVAEVAYAIGFEDPAYFSRFFTRHSGQSPRDWRAAKGRAISAS, encoded by the coding sequence ATGACCGCGCCTGTCCCCACCTTCTATCTCTATGGAGAGCCCCAGCGCGGCGTTGCCGAGGGCTTTGTCCATGTCGAAAGCCTGGACGATCGCTCCCGCCCGAGCGAGTGGACAATCCAACCGCATGTCCATCGCGACCTCAACCATATCATCCTGGTTGCGGAAGGCGGCGGATCCATGCGCGCCGATGGCGACAGCGTCGCCTTCGATGCGCCTTGCCTGCTGCTCATCCCGGCCGGGATCATCCACGGCTTTAGCTGGTACATGGACTCCCGCGGCTGGGTGACGACCATCGCCGACAGCTATCTCCACCACATGCTGGAACGCGATCCCGACCTCCAGCCACTCTTCCGCGCGTCCCGCGCCATTGCCCTGTCCCAATCGGATAAGGTCGAAGGGCGCATCGGTCAGCTCGCACAGGAACTCGCCTGGTCCGCTCCCGGCCAACGCGCCGCTGTCGAAGCGCATCTCCTCTGGCTGATGGTGCAGGCTCTGCGTCACGCCGCCCTCTCCGACGACAGCGCCACCACTGGCGGCCGCCAGGCCCGCCTCGTCGCCCGGCTGCGGGAACGGATCGAACAACGCTTCCGCCACCGGGAACCCGTCGCCATCCACGCCCGCGCCCTGGGCGTCAGCGAAACCGCGCTCCGCCATGCCTGCGCCCGCGTGGCGGGCCTCTCCCCCGCCGCGATGCTGGACGAGCGCGCGCTGCTCGAAGCGCGGCGTCTGCTCCTCTATTCCAACCTTTCCGTGGCGGAGGTCGCCTATGCCATAGGCTTTGAGGACCCCGCCTATTTCTCCCGCTTCTTCACCCGCCACAGCGGCCAATCTCCCCGCGACTGGCGCGCCGCCAAGGGCCGGGCTATCAGCGCGTCATGA
- the pobA gene encoding 4-hydroxybenzoate 3-monooxygenase has translation MRTQVAIVGAGPAGLLLGHLLRAEGLEAVVVERASADYVLGRIRAGVLERTTTDLMDRLGLGERMHREALPHAGFHLADGERLIRIDIAALTGRQVMVYGQTELTRDLMDAAPGRGLEIIYEAGDVALHDVESDAPYLTYSKDGREHRIEAEFICGCDGFHGPSRQAIPARVATAYEKIYPFGWLGILADVPPCDHELIYANHERGFALASMRSEKRSRYYIQVPLEERVEDWPDDRLWDELAVRFGPEAGARIVRGPALEKSIAPLRSFVFEPMRHGRLMLAGDSAHIVPPTGAKGLNLAASDVFYLSDALIGWFGRCDADAIAGYSTRALARIWKAERFSWQLTRLMHRFPDNDAFDRRMQLADLDYIASSVAAQTTIAENYVGLPL, from the coding sequence ATGAGAACGCAAGTCGCCATCGTCGGCGCAGGCCCCGCCGGGCTGCTGCTTGGCCATTTGCTGCGCGCCGAGGGGCTGGAAGCGGTGGTCGTCGAGCGCGCATCCGCCGATTATGTGCTGGGCCGCATCCGCGCGGGCGTGCTGGAGCGGACCACGACGGACCTGATGGACAGGCTGGGGCTCGGCGAGCGGATGCATCGCGAGGCGTTGCCGCATGCCGGGTTCCATCTGGCCGATGGCGAAAGGCTGATCCGCATCGACATTGCCGCGCTGACCGGGCGGCAGGTGATGGTATATGGCCAGACCGAATTGACCCGCGACCTGATGGACGCCGCGCCCGGCCGAGGATTAGAGATCATCTACGAGGCGGGCGATGTGGCGCTGCATGATGTGGAGAGCGATGCGCCTTACCTCACCTACAGCAAGGATGGGCGCGAGCATCGCATCGAGGCGGAGTTTATCTGTGGATGCGACGGCTTTCATGGGCCTTCGCGGCAAGCGATCCCGGCACGTGTCGCGACGGCCTATGAGAAGATCTATCCTTTTGGCTGGCTGGGGATATTGGCCGATGTGCCGCCCTGTGACCATGAGCTGATCTACGCCAATCATGAGCGCGGATTTGCGCTGGCGTCGATGCGGTCGGAAAAGCGCAGCCGTTATTATATCCAGGTGCCGCTGGAGGAACGGGTCGAGGATTGGCCGGACGACCGGCTGTGGGATGAACTGGCGGTGCGGTTTGGGCCTGAGGCCGGCGCGCGGATCGTGCGCGGACCCGCGCTGGAAAAGTCGATCGCGCCGCTGCGGTCCTTCGTATTCGAACCGATGCGCCATGGGCGACTGATGCTGGCGGGGGACAGCGCGCATATCGTGCCCCCTACCGGGGCAAAGGGGCTTAACCTCGCGGCTTCAGATGTGTTCTACCTGTCCGATGCGCTGATCGGCTGGTTCGGGCGGTGCGACGCCGATGCAATTGCGGGCTATTCGACGCGGGCGCTCGCGCGGATTTGGAAGGCGGAACGCTTTTCCTGGCAGCTGACGCGGTTGATGCATCGCTTTCCGGACAATGATGCGTTCGACCGGCGGATGCAGTTGGCTGATCTCGACTATATTGCATCGTCGGTGGCCGCGCAGACGACGATCGCGGAAAATTATGTGGGCCTGCCTCTATAG
- a CDS encoding DMT family transporter translates to MKSGTGTLGTKPAAALPPVEHRGRGIALRIGGVTCFATMMAALKYATLHGVGPAEILFYRNLFSLPTIILWVMVGGGIAAVRTKRPGAHATRSALGLSVMFCTFLALSMLPLAEATVISFSSPLFATILSSLVLKEKVLWHRWGAIAVGLLGVLVVVRPGGSGLPALGVAVALIAALGAGLVTMTLRQIGQTESPTATVFWFNIASVIATAVPMPFLFQAHSPAIWVALALGGLMGGIAQIMITAAVRFAPISALAPFDYLQIVWAMLWGFLLFDAFPTWNGVVGAMLIGSGGCYVIWRERRTRTIVVPSSNEL, encoded by the coding sequence ATGAAAAGCGGAACAGGCACGCTCGGCACGAAGCCCGCCGCCGCACTTCCTCCGGTGGAACATCGCGGACGCGGCATAGCCTTGCGCATCGGCGGCGTCACATGCTTCGCCACGATGATGGCGGCGCTCAAATATGCGACGCTTCATGGCGTTGGCCCCGCTGAAATCCTTTTCTACCGCAACCTCTTCTCGCTTCCGACGATCATTTTGTGGGTGATGGTCGGCGGCGGCATCGCCGCTGTCCGGACGAAGCGGCCCGGCGCGCATGCAACCCGCAGCGCGCTCGGGCTCAGCGTCATGTTCTGCACCTTCCTCGCCCTGTCGATGCTGCCGCTGGCGGAGGCCACCGTCATCAGTTTCTCCTCGCCGCTTTTCGCCACAATTCTCTCGTCGCTGGTCCTCAAGGAAAAGGTGCTGTGGCACCGCTGGGGCGCGATCGCCGTGGGGCTGCTTGGCGTGCTGGTCGTGGTGCGTCCCGGCGGCTCCGGGCTTCCGGCGCTGGGCGTAGCGGTTGCACTGATCGCCGCCTTGGGCGCAGGGCTGGTGACAATGACGTTGCGTCAGATCGGGCAGACCGAAAGTCCTACGGCGACCGTTTTCTGGTTCAACATTGCATCGGTGATCGCGACGGCAGTGCCAATGCCGTTCCTGTTCCAGGCTCATTCGCCCGCCATATGGGTGGCGCTGGCGCTCGGCGGCCTGATGGGCGGCATTGCTCAGATCATGATAACCGCCGCTGTCCGCTTCGCTCCGATTTCGGCGCTTGCACCCTTTGATTATCTGCAGATCGTCTGGGCGATGCTGTGGGGCTTCCTGTTGTTTGACGCGTTTCCGACATGGAACGGCGTTGTGGGCGCGATGCTGATCGGATCAGGTGGCTGCTATGTCATCTGGCGCGAACGGAGGACACGAACCATCGTCGTGCCTTCGTCCAACGAACTGTGA
- a CDS encoding pentapeptide repeat-containing protein — translation MSPEHGPPICDRTLDRETLQQLEGPQSLIQCDLSDADLSRLDLSDWSFERCNLRKTDFSGAKLERTRWRSCRAAFANLTGCDLSEAAVAASDFNNASFKRTVLEGAKFGQCKLTGADLTDVRGVDFHFEETLLIDAKLPGLSFRRATLTRMDFSQADLRKCDFRQASFQQSSLREANMQGCRFEGADLRGADLGGLRLVDAGLFRGATISREQAAQILGELGLNIR, via the coding sequence ATGAGCCCTGAACACGGGCCTCCGATATGTGACCGAACGCTCGACCGTGAAACCCTCCAACAGCTTGAGGGACCACAGTCGCTCATCCAGTGCGACCTGTCGGACGCAGATCTTTCGCGCCTCGATCTATCCGATTGGTCTTTCGAACGCTGCAATCTGCGGAAAACGGATTTCAGCGGGGCGAAGCTAGAACGCACGCGCTGGCGATCCTGCCGCGCGGCGTTCGCGAACTTGACAGGATGCGACCTCAGCGAAGCGGCCGTCGCCGCCAGCGACTTCAACAATGCGTCCTTCAAGCGGACAGTGCTGGAGGGCGCAAAGTTCGGACAATGCAAGCTCACCGGGGCAGACCTTACCGATGTGCGGGGGGTCGATTTCCATTTCGAAGAGACCCTGCTCATCGACGCCAAGCTGCCCGGCCTCTCCTTCCGGCGAGCAACGCTGACCCGCATGGACTTCTCGCAAGCGGACCTGCGCAAATGTGATTTCCGCCAGGCGAGCTTCCAGCAGTCCAGCCTGCGTGAGGCGAATATGCAGGGTTGCCGCTTCGAAGGCGCAGACTTGCGCGGCGCGGATCTTGGCGGCCTGCGTCTGGTTGACGCCGGACTCTTCCGCGGCGCTACAATTTCGCGGGAGCAGGCGGCGCAAATATTGGGTGAGCTGGGCCTTAATATCCGCTGA